DNA from Macadamia integrifolia cultivar HAES 741 unplaced genomic scaffold, SCU_Mint_v3 scaffold3345, whole genome shotgun sequence:
ccatttagtaaatgccTAAATGGCACAGTTTTGATTTCAACCACAATATATGTGAacgaaccaaatcaaaccgtttaaaccgaaaccgaaccgattaataCCCTTGCATTCTGGTTATAGTTGTATTTAGGAAGAGGAGTGTTAATAGTCTTCAGATTCTCAACCCACAACCAAAATGAGAGAACATAATGGAGTTTAAGATCCATCCATCGGAGCTTCACAAGGGGGCCAACTTCAGTTCCCAGTCGCAGCGGAACAGAAACAGAGAAGGCTCAAGGAAGCAGACCTGGAAATCTGCCAAAAGATCAAAGGCTCAAGCACCCATGACAGCAAAGCCCACAACCTTCTTCATCGTTCCAAAAACCATCACCCAATCTAGTCTCCGTCTTCATCTCTTCTCGTACCCTTTCCCAGGATAAGAGGCTTTAGAGAGAGTGGGGtaataagaaaggaaaagaaatatttCCATAAATAATGAAGCTTGCCCTCACTCTGCAAATCAATTTCCtgcctttccatttttttttttttttttttactttacaAAACCCATTTTGAATACAAGAGGTGGAAGAggtgaaagaggaagaagagaggaaaaagaagaagaagacatccCATGAATAGAGACAACACCCTTCCAAGACTTCAACCAAACACCAACACAACCAGGGGAGAGAGACGCATCGAGACTTGGAACTGTTGAATATTTTCGCCCAACAAAATATTCAATAGAGAGACGCAGGACTTTGAAAAGGGATGGGATGAATGCCATATCAGCAGACGGGAAAACTCGTTTTTGAATCTAGAGACTCTTCTATACCATCAATCCAAACATTACATTTTTCCATTGGAATGGAAAAATCCGTACAATAATCCCACCCCAAACTtcccaccccatcaaaaccctCCTAATCAAACGGGGCTAAAAGAAAAACGTGACTAAGCCCAGATCTGAGCCCAACCGAGAACACCCTAGCTCCAGGTTGGATTGGGCTTGGGTCGGACCTGCTCTTCAAGACCTTGATTGTCTTAGTCTCCGTCCATCCTTACAGCTCGCCCGACGCCTACCCCCGCGACCAGGTAGAGTTCTTATttagatgaaaagaaaaaaattaaaatgttcTCTGAACCGTTAGGGGAGGGAACGCTAGCACTCTCTTTCCATCCAAAGGCAAAAAAGAGGAATCTCCGTTTCTGCAACTAGACTAACAAGGTCATCGTCTTCACTTCCACATACTTGCTGGCGCCATCTGATCACAAGATGGCGGATCCGGTGAATTCATTTCTCGGGAAAATGTTGTTAGAAGAGATCACTCCGGTGGTTATGGTTCTTCGAACTCCCCTCGTTGAAGAAGCCTGTCTCAAGAACGGCCTCACCTTCGTTCAGATGCTCCAACCCTTTTGTGTCTTCAACAACATTGATGGTAATCCTATTTATCTTCTCACAATATCTCTCTATTTATTCGAAATTTGATGTTCCAAGCACAAATTAGATATGAATTTAAGTTATTTTGTGTTTGATCTTGCATGTCTCAGTACCTGTACGGACGGTGAGTGATCAGCCCTACAGGTTGCACAAGTTCAAGTTGCGATTGTTTTATGCTTCCGAGATAAAGCAGCCGAATGTGGAGGTAATCTGTTCTCAGTAGGAAAGGAAAACGGGAACGTACTAATGGGTTGTCTTCCTGAATGTTGAAACCCTTATTGTGAAAGTTATAGATTCATAGGTATTTGGATATTGTTGAAATCAAGGCATTATAGATGAAGAAACGTTTTCTGTGAGATATCGAGTAGTTCATCTGACTGAAATATATTTGATATTTCTGAAAAAACGTTGACTTGGGGGCGTGAAGGAGCTTAAAGACTGCTCAGGGGGAATGTCTCAAATTTAGGGGTGGATGTGGGACTTCTAATATTTAGTTTTATTGTAATCATGCAGTtattgtttctatttattttgctCTCAGATAAATTCTTTATAAGATATGTATTTAGTTATTAGATAAATTGTAACAagattcttattttctttctggtTTCAAATAGGCTGCGGAAGAGCGTTTAAAACAGGTGATAACTCATACTGCTGAGAAAGATCTTTCTGATTTGCACGCAGATCCACCTCAACTTGATGATTTACTTGCTTGTATGTCTATATCTTACCTCTACGTTAATTGACCTGAATCCCTGCAGTTAATTTTAAATCGTTCTATGCTTTAGATGGTACATTAAGTGTGTTGGATTGAGAATATTTCATCTTTCCTTTAGCTGTTTCCTTTGCAAACTCATTTGAATGGCATTTTCGAGCTTTTGATTTTCAAGCAGTTGGTGgacaaattattatttttatttgtcatatattaatattttgttTCGGGACATGGACTGTTTTTCCTTTAGCCTACTGTGTACTCTTAGGCTCTTAGCTGTTGGAATTATGTCAGATTGAGATATGGTATTTTCTGTGCTGCAGTGAATTCTGAATTGCTGCCATTGTGGTTTAAAATCTTCAACAAGGAGCTTATACAGACCTTATCTTTCTCAGAGCATGAAGCCTTTGACCATCCTGTGGCGTGTAAGGAAAATTTGTACTCAAAATATTTCTATTTCGCTTGTAATATAACTGTTTATTAAGAATCATAATTATGAGATTTTTGGGCCTTAAGAAATGAACTTGGATCCTGATTGTTTCCTTTGTTAAAATTTGGCTTGCAGGTCTTTTGGTTGTTTCTTCCAAAGATGAACAGCCTATCAACAAATTTGTTGACTTATTTAACACCAATCAGTTGCCCTCCCTTCTCAATGATGGTGTGATGGATCCAAAGATTCTGAAGCATTACTTATTAATACATGATAATCAAGATGGCAGTTCAGAGAAGTACAttgaccctctctctctctctctcggtttaCAGGACTACAATTTCTACCTAGAGGGTTTCTGACTAGGAAATTTTCTTTCTGATCATTGTTTGCTTTTACTCTTTGTCTATTCTTGTGGTGCATTCTCACTATAGGTGAAGCTGCATATGTAAAAGAAAATCTTGTGACTTACTGGTATGTTGTATCTTTCCATGGTAGAATGACATTCCCTGGGTACTTATAAACAAAGTCCTTCAGGTTACATGTTACTGATGTCTGATGCAGATTTTCTGCTCTCTAGGTTAGATTACTTGTTGCGTAAGCAcagagttgagagagagagagagggtcgcACGTGCGGGGGAGTGTCgatgtatacattgacgctgcccttccctaacagttcAAGCATTTAGGTGAAATGGTAGCAAACAAAATCCTACTTCCCATACCCTTTATATCACAATGAAATTCAACACATCTTGATTACCTACTAAAAACAGTCCCACCTCATTGAGTGTCTAAATAATGAGCTTCTTACACTTCTTCCTTTCCTACCATACGCAACCAGTTTGCTGCTGGAtgttctggatttggatttgttACTTGTCATAGCTGTAACATGTGGAACTTTCAGTTCTAGTTGGCTTTCATCTCTTTTGCTAGGCATTAACTGCTGctagaaaattttttaaaacctttatTTATGCTTTTTTTGCAGGGCGACTAATG
Protein-coding regions in this window:
- the LOC122068031 gene encoding trafficking protein particle complex subunit 8-like yields the protein MADPVNSFLGKMLLEEITPVVMVLRTPLVEEACLKNGLTFVQMLQPFCVFNNIDVPVRTVSDQPYRLHKFKLRLFYASEIKQPNVEAAEERLKQVITHTAEKDLSDLHADPPQLDDLLALNSELLPLWFKIFNKELIQTLSFSEHEAFDHPVACLLVVSSKDEQPINKFVDLFNTNQLPSLLNDGVMDPKILKHYLLIHDNQDGSSEKATNVLTEMRSTFGMNECRLLCINSAKDGSEERIGSLWTPYKTDASPSQDLGCLLNVNDVSEVKDLMQDLSSKHIIPHMEQKIRVLNQQVSATRKGFRNQIRNLWWRKGKEETPDAHNGPMYTFSSIESQIRVLGDYAFMLRDYELALSNYRLLSTDYKIDKAWKRYAGAQVSLNVFHTFCS